A stretch of the Paenibacillus dendritiformis genome encodes the following:
- a CDS encoding ABC transporter substrate-binding protein, translating into MKKRFSIIMCLLLSLTLVLSACGGSDSGSGDSAGQANQESSNSGGADNGTDGELVSDGLIPATDKSKSPATATDRKDTAIIGIPAPSGIFNPLYAESAYDVYVTESLFAGLLQINKDGTYSTDLAEEYTISDDKLTYTFKLKDGLKFSDGSPLTAEDVAFTLTVMHDKTYDGPSDIIKDAAIKGGQEYKDGKATSIEGIKVIDPKTIEVTTLKPRALALSAIGSVGILSKAYYGKDYKQGDLSYMKDLFTTPLGNGAYKLDKFVPGQEAVLSANENFHKGVAKIPNLIFKFTTDETNVQLLQTGETDMDMVTVSKDQVEQLQELGFLDINLFRTNGYGFINFNHNKEMFKDKRVRQALAYGLDRQQIVDAVYQGYADVIDVPQSKDSWSYTDEVTKYDFNLEKAKQLLDEAGWTVGSDGIREKDGQKFKITFTASSPNPVNDAIIPVAQANWKELGIELTAEQMDFNAVIEKRKKGDFDMMFLAWGLTPDPQSSENVFKTGGSQNDIGYSNPKLDELFEKAGSEVDIEKRKPIFKEIYQELNEDLPYIYLYQRRDMWATNARIQGFDMSPYRKFTADLNTIQIQ; encoded by the coding sequence GTGAAGAAAAGATTCAGCATCATCATGTGCCTGCTCCTGTCCTTGACGCTTGTGCTGTCCGCTTGCGGCGGAAGCGATAGCGGCAGCGGCGATTCCGCAGGACAAGCTAATCAAGAGTCATCCAACAGCGGCGGCGCAGATAACGGTACAGACGGCGAGTTGGTCTCTGACGGCTTGATTCCGGCCACGGACAAGAGCAAGTCTCCAGCAACGGCGACAGACCGGAAAGATACAGCTATCATTGGCATCCCGGCACCTAGCGGTATCTTCAATCCGCTCTATGCTGAATCTGCATACGATGTATATGTGACAGAATCGTTGTTCGCGGGCCTGCTTCAAATTAACAAAGACGGCACATATTCCACGGATTTGGCGGAGGAATACACCATCTCCGACGATAAGCTTACTTACACGTTCAAGCTGAAGGACGGCCTGAAGTTCAGCGACGGTTCCCCATTGACGGCGGAAGACGTGGCATTTACCTTAACTGTAATGCATGACAAGACCTATGACGGTCCGAGCGATATCATCAAGGACGCAGCTATCAAGGGCGGCCAAGAATACAAAGACGGCAAAGCGACCTCCATCGAAGGCATCAAGGTCATCGACCCGAAGACAATCGAAGTTACCACGCTTAAACCGCGTGCGCTTGCCCTGTCCGCTATCGGCAGCGTCGGAATTCTGTCCAAAGCATATTATGGCAAGGACTACAAGCAAGGCGACCTGTCTTATATGAAAGACTTGTTCACGACGCCGCTCGGCAATGGCGCTTACAAGCTGGACAAGTTCGTTCCGGGACAAGAGGCGGTATTGTCCGCGAACGAGAACTTCCATAAAGGCGTAGCGAAGATTCCGAACCTGATCTTCAAATTTACTACGGATGAGACGAACGTGCAGTTGCTGCAAACCGGTGAAACCGATATGGACATGGTTACCGTATCGAAAGACCAAGTAGAACAGCTTCAGGAGCTGGGCTTCCTGGACATCAACCTGTTCCGCACGAACGGTTACGGCTTTATCAACTTCAACCATAACAAAGAAATGTTCAAAGACAAGCGCGTGCGTCAGGCGTTGGCTTACGGCCTGGATCGCCAGCAAATCGTAGACGCGGTATATCAAGGATATGCCGATGTTATCGATGTTCCGCAATCCAAGGATTCCTGGTCCTACACGGATGAAGTAACGAAGTACGATTTCAATCTGGAAAAAGCAAAGCAGCTTCTGGATGAAGCTGGCTGGACGGTAGGATCCGACGGCATCCGCGAGAAGGACGGACAGAAGTTCAAGATTACGTTCACCGCTTCTTCTCCGAACCCGGTCAATGACGCGATCATTCCGGTCGCCCAAGCGAACTGGAAAGAGCTCGGCATCGAGCTTACCGCAGAGCAAATGGACTTCAATGCCGTTATCGAAAAGCGTAAAAAAGGCGACTTCGACATGATGTTCCTGGCTTGGGGCTTGACTCCGGATCCGCAATCGAGCGAGAATGTGTTCAAGACGGGCGGATCTCAGAACGACATCGGATACTCCAATCCGAAGCTGGACGAGCTGTTCGAAAAGGCCGGCAGCGAAGTCGACATTGAGAAGCGCAAGCCAATCTTCAAAGAAATCTACCAAGAGCTGAATGAAGACTTGCCTTACATCTACCTGTATCAACGCCGCGATATGTGGGCAACGAACGCACGGATTCAAGGCTTCGATATGTCGCCATACCGCAAGTTTACGGCAGATTTGAACACTATCCAAATTCAATAA
- a CDS encoding ABC transporter ATP-binding protein, producing MSQQALLEVENLKKYFPIQGGLFSRTVGHVRAVDGVSFTLQKGEALGLVGESGCGKSTTGRTILRLLDKTEGKVIFKGTDIHELNKKQLRGMRPQMQLVFQDPYSSLNPRIKIGDAIGEPLLDHGLASKNDIRDRVKEILTICGLAPYHIDRYPHEFSGGQRQRIGIARALIMNPDFIVADEPVSALDVSIQAQIINLLSDLQEQKDLTYLFISHDLSVVEHLCNRIGVMYLGSLVELAPRDELFKRPLHPYTQALLSAIPIPDPTRKSERIVLQGDIPSPANPPAGCKFHTRCPFAKDICKQAVPEFREVATGHHVACHLVE from the coding sequence ATGAGCCAACAAGCGTTACTCGAAGTAGAAAATCTAAAAAAATATTTCCCCATCCAGGGCGGTCTCTTCTCGCGGACAGTCGGACATGTGCGTGCGGTTGACGGAGTCAGCTTCACCCTGCAAAAAGGGGAAGCGCTCGGCTTGGTAGGCGAGTCCGGCTGCGGCAAGTCGACTACGGGACGGACGATTCTTCGCCTGCTCGACAAGACGGAAGGGAAAGTCATTTTTAAAGGCACTGATATTCATGAATTAAATAAAAAGCAACTGCGCGGCATGAGACCGCAAATGCAGCTTGTATTCCAGGATCCATACAGTTCCTTGAATCCCCGCATCAAGATCGGGGATGCGATTGGCGAACCGCTGCTCGATCACGGGCTCGCCAGCAAGAACGACATTCGCGACCGCGTCAAAGAGATTTTGACGATTTGCGGCTTAGCTCCTTACCATATCGATCGCTATCCGCATGAATTTTCCGGCGGTCAGCGCCAGCGCATCGGAATTGCGCGCGCGCTCATCATGAATCCGGATTTCATCGTGGCGGACGAACCGGTATCTGCCCTTGACGTATCGATTCAGGCGCAGATCATTAACCTGCTGAGCGATTTGCAGGAACAAAAAGACTTGACTTACTTGTTTATTTCGCATGATTTGTCCGTTGTCGAACATTTGTGCAACCGCATTGGCGTTATGTACTTGGGTTCGCTTGTTGAATTGGCTCCGCGGGACGAGCTGTTCAAACGCCCGCTGCATCCATATACGCAAGCGCTGCTGTCGGCCATCCCGATTCCGGATCCGACGCGCAAGTCGGAGCGGATCGTGCTTCAGGGCGACATTCCGAGCCCGGCCAACCCGCCAGCCGGATGCAAGTTCCATACGCGCTGCCCGTTTGCCAAAGATATTTGCAAGCAAGCCGTACCGGAATTCCGGGAAGTTGCCACCGGACACCATGTGGCATGTCATCTGGTAGAGTAG
- a CDS encoding ABC transporter permease has protein sequence MKQYALRRLLQLIPTLIGVSILLFAVFALAPGNFIDSNPTLSKERAAELKAIHGLDKPLVERYFTWAENTLKGDLGLSLQHKQPVTTVLNRYMWNSFLIAAIVLVLSWAIAIVVGVFAAIKQHSFFDGMVTLLVFALMSLPSFFVGLYAIKVFAVDLAWAPVGGMYTSGSNATGFARFWDLLQHLALPVAVLTALSVGSLTRYFRTSMLDVIRQDFIRTARAKGLKERTVIFKHALRNALLPAITLLGIELPGLFSGAIITEKIFNWPGIGRINLDAINARDYFLLMGFTMFLALLTMLGNFLADLLYRVADPRVRMK, from the coding sequence ATGAAACAATACGCCTTGCGGCGGCTGTTGCAGCTGATTCCGACCCTTATCGGCGTGTCGATTCTGCTGTTCGCGGTCTTCGCGCTGGCGCCGGGGAACTTTATCGATTCCAACCCGACGCTGTCGAAGGAGCGCGCAGCCGAGCTCAAAGCGATCCATGGCTTGGACAAGCCGCTCGTTGAACGTTATTTCACTTGGGCTGAAAATACGCTCAAAGGTGATCTCGGATTGTCATTGCAGCACAAACAGCCAGTCACCACGGTCCTCAACCGCTATATGTGGAACTCGTTTTTGATTGCCGCTATCGTGCTTGTGCTCAGTTGGGCCATTGCGATCGTAGTCGGCGTTTTTGCCGCGATCAAGCAGCACTCTTTCTTTGACGGCATGGTGACATTGCTCGTCTTCGCGCTGATGTCGCTCCCGTCATTCTTTGTCGGGTTATACGCCATCAAGGTGTTTGCCGTCGATTTGGCATGGGCGCCGGTCGGCGGGATGTATACGTCAGGCAGCAATGCGACAGGATTCGCGCGCTTCTGGGATCTGCTGCAGCATTTGGCGCTGCCGGTTGCCGTGCTGACGGCCTTGAGCGTCGGCAGCTTGACCCGTTATTTCCGGACGAGCATGCTGGACGTTATCCGTCAGGACTTCATTCGAACAGCTCGCGCCAAGGGGCTGAAAGAACGCACCGTCATCTTCAAGCATGCTTTGCGGAACGCTCTGCTTCCTGCGATTACGCTGCTCGGGATCGAATTGCCAGGGTTGTTCTCCGGCGCCATTATTACGGAGAAAATCTTCAACTGGCCTGGTATCGGCCGCATTAACTTGGACGCAATCAATGCCCGTGACTACTTCCTGTTGATGGGCTTCACGATGTTCCTGGCTCTGCTGACGATGCTTGGGAATTTCTTAGCAGATTTACTTTACAGAGTCGCCGACCCTCGTGTCCGGATGAAGTAG
- a CDS encoding polysaccharide deacetylase family protein — protein sequence MEIILLWCFYILTFYAFLPGVISRLFGFRVFQKGRSDSKLALTFDDGPDPEYTPQLLDLLKKYNAKATFFVVGIHAEKHPELLKRMSDEGHLIGIHNYVHKSNWLMRPKTVKQQIRKTSDIIMSATGQRSHYYRPPWGIVNLFDYGNLGHLQIILWSGMFNDWRKKVGEERLFRRMMKRCRGGEVLLLHDCGHTLGADEEAPGIMLKALERFLKEAAERELSCVRIDELIKQTEKEKISNPSWLKRAIISGWLLYEKAFHLLYGLQTTNREDPVFHFRVRPYHGPTLQLDDGIELKRDDEILELHFDNKRLYEIGRRSRSPVQLAIQMIRAVEKSLPELADYIMDHPELKANVKALYGVSMIHRGPEQFGFTVLDLPRGLFSWCTRRYLRLLMSVIHPQGKTRLREHSEQMVPKVMAMSVQTLLTRYGKSRKPVMEPQPERVLILDQGMEKATHYL from the coding sequence ATGGAAATCATATTATTATGGTGCTTTTACATCCTGACGTTTTATGCGTTTCTACCAGGTGTCATCAGCCGATTATTCGGTTTCCGCGTGTTCCAAAAAGGCAGATCGGATTCGAAGCTGGCGCTGACGTTCGATGACGGGCCAGATCCGGAATATACGCCGCAGCTGCTGGATCTATTGAAGAAATACAACGCCAAGGCAACCTTCTTTGTCGTTGGCATCCATGCGGAGAAGCACCCCGAATTGCTGAAGCGAATGAGCGATGAGGGGCATTTGATCGGCATCCACAACTACGTCCATAAATCCAACTGGCTGATGCGTCCGAAAACGGTGAAACAGCAAATTCGCAAAACGTCGGATATTATTATGTCCGCTACCGGACAACGCTCACACTATTATCGTCCTCCGTGGGGGATTGTCAATTTATTCGATTATGGCAATCTCGGTCATCTTCAAATCATTCTCTGGTCCGGCATGTTCAACGATTGGCGGAAGAAGGTTGGCGAGGAACGGCTGTTCCGGCGCATGATGAAGCGGTGCCGGGGCGGAGAGGTTCTGCTCCTCCATGACTGCGGCCATACGCTTGGCGCCGATGAGGAAGCTCCAGGAATCATGCTGAAGGCATTGGAGCGGTTTTTGAAGGAAGCGGCGGAGCGCGAGCTGTCCTGTGTTCGCATAGATGAGCTGATCAAGCAGACCGAGAAGGAGAAGATCAGCAACCCATCCTGGTTGAAGCGCGCCATTATCAGCGGCTGGCTTCTCTATGAGAAGGCGTTCCACTTGCTCTACGGCCTTCAGACGACCAATCGGGAAGATCCCGTGTTTCACTTCCGGGTCCGCCCGTATCATGGGCCGACGCTTCAATTGGATGACGGCATCGAATTGAAGCGGGACGATGAGATACTGGAGCTTCATTTCGATAACAAGCGGCTGTACGAGATTGGCCGGCGCTCGCGGTCACCTGTCCAGCTTGCCATACAGATGATCCGCGCCGTCGAGAAATCGCTGCCGGAGCTTGCGGATTATATTATGGATCATCCGGAGCTGAAGGCGAACGTGAAGGCGTTGTATGGCGTAAGCATGATCCATCGGGGGCCGGAGCAATTCGGGTTCACCGTGTTGGACTTGCCGCGAGGCCTGTTCTCCTGGTGTACGCGCCGCTATTTGCGCCTGCTGATGAGCGTCATTCATCCTCAAGGGAAGACGAGACTGAGAGAGCACTCGGAGCAGATGGTTCCCAAAGTGATGGCCATGTCCGTCCAGACGCTGCTTACCCGCTACGGCAAATCGCGCAAGCCGGTGATGGAGCCGCAGCCGGAGAGAGTGCTCATTCTGGATCAGGGAATGGAGAAAGCGACGCACTATCTGTAA
- the opp4C gene encoding oligopeptide ABC transporter permease, protein MSQTVAESVKGANVRQAKPASPWKLAFKELLKNKFAVTGAIVVVLMFVICFLGPLVSPYSLETMNIKNGNKPPNAAHWLGTDNLGRDILLRVMLAGRVSLLVGLVAMAISVTLGSLMGALAGYYRGWVDTVIMRLADIMMSIPSLPLLIILGAILSDMKVPPEQRIYLVMFLLGFMAWPNLSRLVRGQILMLREQEFMQAAEVLGLRDRRKIFRHLLPNTVPIIIVVATLLVGSSILYESVLSYLGLGVVPPTPSWGNMISAANNMIDFKKRPWLWIPPGVCIFLTVIAINIIGDALRDVLDPKMKR, encoded by the coding sequence GTGTCTCAAACGGTAGCTGAATCCGTTAAAGGAGCTAATGTGCGCCAGGCCAAACCGGCTTCCCCGTGGAAGCTGGCATTCAAGGAACTTCTGAAAAACAAATTCGCGGTAACGGGAGCAATCGTCGTTGTACTTATGTTTGTCATCTGCTTCCTTGGACCGCTCGTGTCTCCATATTCGCTCGAGACGATGAATATCAAGAACGGCAACAAGCCGCCAAACGCCGCACATTGGCTCGGTACGGACAATCTGGGCCGGGACATTCTGCTGCGCGTCATGCTGGCGGGCCGGGTCTCTCTGCTCGTCGGTCTCGTCGCCATGGCGATCTCGGTAACGCTGGGCAGCTTGATGGGCGCGCTCGCCGGTTACTATCGCGGATGGGTTGATACCGTCATCATGCGTCTTGCCGACATTATGATGTCGATTCCAAGCTTGCCATTACTTATTATTCTCGGCGCGATCTTGTCGGATATGAAGGTTCCGCCGGAGCAGCGGATTTATCTCGTCATGTTTTTGCTCGGATTTATGGCGTGGCCGAACTTGTCCCGTCTCGTGCGCGGGCAAATCTTGATGCTGCGCGAACAAGAGTTTATGCAAGCCGCCGAAGTGCTTGGCCTGCGTGACCGGCGCAAAATTTTCCGCCACTTGCTGCCAAATACGGTCCCGATTATTATCGTCGTGGCAACCTTGCTGGTAGGCAGCTCCATCTTGTACGAGTCGGTATTGAGTTATTTGGGTCTCGGGGTCGTTCCGCCGACGCCTTCATGGGGCAATATGATTTCCGCCGCGAACAATATGATAGACTTCAAGAAGCGGCCGTGGCTGTGGATACCGCCAGGAGTATGTATTTTCTTGACGGTTATTGCCATCAACATCATTGGGGATGCCCTGCGTGACGTGCTCGATCCGAAAATGAAGAGGTAG
- a CDS encoding peptidoglycan D,D-transpeptidase FtsI family protein: protein MMGSRWKTGMSQLAGLLSLARGRIAAASFLIAAVLGVYVMRLGWLQLIEPHRPVQGGGHTLLQRSIIQRERGIVLDDGRGPILDRSGRPYTRTAVQAAVLFPVHRDSISSEAVRTLALWFHTTERDVRARWEGAAEPLVWPSSRDGKLPYPLTPEQSRRLNASGWDGVRSLPITVRYPLGKDTPQWIGFVAQSAGDQAGAGISGMSGRSGLERAFEPLLRSLGPTILVHYTDADRRPLYGLDIRLRRPDNPYYPLQLVTTADREIESAIGRAADEAGMKKGSVVVLDAATRDVVAMVSRPAADPNHVTPEEENWNNRAVKALPPGSVYKLFIAAAALEAQVTDPQERFHCSGGYGKYGLSCWVKDGHGTLTLREALAKSCNVVFAELAERMSAADLETYAKRSGLAGTVGMSSSDGRGHNGLKHFDGEEASRIFAEGEDNGKIDGGERAQLGIGQRNVRLTPLAAANYVVTLLQDGAAGEPRLVQELRYANGLPFARFDAGADSEQVMKPQTARQLRRWMEDTVAYGTGMSLRQAAWRLAGKSGTAQADAYGSGRLHTWFVGYGPVEKPKYAVSVIFEDEPAGTSHRATALFGKVMDLLAEHEISGLPPRSTRYGLLRLAAHSTR from the coding sequence ATGATGGGAAGCAGATGGAAAACGGGCATGTCGCAGCTCGCCGGGCTGCTGTCGCTTGCCCGGGGGCGCATAGCGGCGGCCAGCTTCTTGATTGCCGCCGTGCTCGGTGTCTACGTTATGCGGCTTGGCTGGCTGCAGCTTATCGAGCCGCATCGTCCCGTGCAGGGGGGCGGGCATACGCTGCTGCAGCGTTCCATTATACAGCGGGAACGAGGCATTGTGCTCGACGACGGCCGGGGGCCGATCCTGGATCGCAGCGGCCGTCCCTATACGAGAACGGCCGTGCAGGCTGCGGTCCTGTTCCCCGTTCATCGCGACTCGATATCATCTGAAGCGGTGCGAACGCTAGCGCTCTGGTTCCACACGACCGAACGCGACGTGCGGGCACGCTGGGAGGGCGCCGCCGAACCGCTCGTATGGCCTTCGTCCCGCGACGGCAAGCTGCCTTATCCGCTCACGCCGGAGCAGTCCCGGCGGCTGAACGCTTCCGGCTGGGACGGGGTGCGCTCCCTGCCGATTACCGTGCGATATCCGCTCGGCAAGGATACGCCGCAATGGATCGGCTTCGTCGCGCAATCAGCAGGGGATCAAGCCGGAGCAGGCATATCCGGGATGAGCGGAAGGTCAGGATTGGAGCGGGCGTTCGAGCCGTTGCTGCGCAGTCTCGGACCGACGATTCTCGTCCATTATACCGATGCCGATCGGCGTCCGCTATACGGCCTCGATATCCGGCTCCGCCGTCCGGACAACCCGTATTACCCGCTGCAGCTTGTCACGACCGCGGATCGCGAGATCGAGTCCGCGATTGGACGAGCCGCGGATGAAGCGGGGATGAAGAAGGGCTCTGTCGTCGTGCTCGATGCGGCCACGCGCGATGTCGTAGCGATGGTGTCCCGCCCGGCCGCCGACCCGAACCATGTGACGCCGGAGGAGGAGAACTGGAATAACCGTGCGGTCAAGGCTCTTCCGCCAGGATCCGTGTATAAGCTCTTCATCGCCGCGGCCGCTCTCGAAGCTCAAGTCACGGATCCGCAGGAACGATTCCATTGCAGCGGCGGCTACGGCAAATACGGCCTATCCTGCTGGGTGAAGGACGGGCATGGAACTTTGACGCTGCGCGAAGCGTTGGCGAAATCTTGCAATGTCGTCTTCGCAGAGCTGGCCGAGCGAATGAGCGCCGCCGATCTGGAGACGTATGCCAAGCGGTCGGGGCTGGCGGGCACTGTCGGCATGAGTTCCTCGGATGGGCGCGGGCATAACGGGTTGAAGCATTTTGATGGAGAGGAGGCGAGCCGGATATTTGCGGAGGGAGAGGATAACGGGAAGATTGACGGGGGAGAGCGGGCGCAGCTTGGCATCGGACAGCGCAATGTGCGTCTGACCCCGTTGGCGGCTGCCAATTACGTCGTCACTCTGCTTCAGGACGGTGCCGCAGGGGAGCCTCGCCTCGTTCAGGAGCTCCGTTATGCGAATGGGCTTCCCTTCGCCCGCTTCGATGCCGGAGCGGACAGCGAACAGGTGATGAAGCCGCAGACGGCGAGACAGCTACGCCGTTGGATGGAGGATACCGTCGCCTACGGGACGGGGATGTCGCTTCGCCAAGCGGCCTGGCGGCTGGCGGGGAAGAGCGGAACCGCACAAGCGGATGCCTACGGAAGCGGTCGGCTCCATACGTGGTTCGTCGGATATGGTCCGGTGGAGAAGCCCAAATATGCGGTGAGCGTCATCTTTGAGGATGAGCCCGCGGGGACCTCCCACCGGGCAACCGCCTTGTTCGGCAAAGTCATGGATCTGCTCGCCGAGCATGAGATTTCCGGCTTGCCGCCCCGCAGCACGCGGTACGGCCTGTTGCGGCTTGCCGCCCATAGCACGCGGTAA
- a CDS encoding ABC transporter ATP-binding protein yields MANNLIEFRNLRTNFYTSGGIVKAVNDVSFSIREGETLCVVGESGCGKSVTAMSLMRLVAPPGKIEGGEIIYKGQDLLKLKEREMRQIRGNEISMIFQEPMTSLNPVLKIGEQLVEPILLHRGGTKKEARKRAIDLIELVGIPRAEQIFDAYPHELSGGMRQRIMIAMALTCDPKLLIADEPTTALDVTIQAQILDLMRNIKSEFKTAIMLITHDLGVVAEMADHVVVMYAGKVIEEAPVIELFQNPKHPYTQGLLKAKPIINERRERLYTIPGQVPNPVELGDNCYFNDRCEHCMAVCTEKQPTLKTYDKGHKASCWLYEKEGKAQ; encoded by the coding sequence ATGGCAAACAATTTGATCGAATTTCGCAATCTGCGGACGAATTTCTATACCAGTGGTGGCATCGTGAAAGCGGTCAATGATGTCAGCTTCTCGATCAGAGAAGGCGAGACGCTGTGCGTTGTAGGCGAATCCGGCTGCGGCAAGAGCGTTACCGCCATGTCATTGATGCGGCTCGTCGCGCCTCCGGGGAAAATCGAAGGCGGAGAGATTATTTATAAAGGGCAAGACCTGTTGAAGCTTAAAGAGCGTGAAATGCGTCAAATTCGGGGCAATGAAATCTCGATGATTTTCCAGGAACCGATGACGTCGCTCAATCCGGTATTGAAAATCGGCGAACAGCTCGTCGAGCCGATTTTGCTGCACCGCGGCGGAACGAAGAAGGAAGCGCGCAAGCGGGCGATCGATCTGATCGAGCTTGTGGGCATTCCGCGCGCGGAGCAAATTTTCGACGCGTATCCGCATGAGCTGAGCGGCGGCATGCGGCAGCGGATTATGATCGCGATGGCCTTGACCTGCGATCCGAAGCTGCTCATCGCCGACGAACCGACGACGGCGCTGGACGTGACGATCCAGGCGCAGATTCTCGACCTGATGCGCAACATCAAGAGCGAGTTCAAGACGGCGATTATGCTGATTACCCACGATCTCGGCGTCGTGGCCGAGATGGCCGATCATGTTGTCGTTATGTATGCCGGCAAAGTCATTGAAGAGGCGCCGGTCATCGAATTGTTCCAGAATCCGAAACATCCGTATACCCAAGGGCTGTTGAAGGCGAAGCCGATTATCAATGAGCGCCGGGAACGGCTCTACACGATTCCCGGGCAAGTGCCGAACCCGGTTGAGCTGGGCGACAATTGCTATTTCAATGACCGTTGCGAGCATTGCATGGCGGTGTGCACGGAGAAACAGCCGACGCTGAAGACCTATGACAAAGGACATAAGGCGTCATGCTGGCTGTATGAGAAGGAGGGGAAAGCGCAATGA
- a CDS encoding AI-2E family transporter: MIAFYRKYWRTAFDIGLLVLTIYLIMYSFSYLYSIAKPIFLAFIVFMLIEPLAGFLHRRGVNKAIASALSVGLFILLILGAIFGLGFIAMKQAIELQERMPKYIEVLQKEFANITAFLHQKYEALPEDVTVRLNEYVGTIAKKGSQIALDFLSWIINNISSFSAFTVNFGIAIILAYFLSIEIDTWRRAARTHTPKTFRHAYTFLKENVIKGIAAYLKAQLKLISITFGIIFISLLLLGVSNAFLIGLLSALFDLLPLLGVPVIFIPWIVYLFIAGNSSLAIWLTVVLGVTLITRQILDPKITGNTLGVSAFTMLSFMILSLSLFGVVGVVLSPILLILVKALYDQGYLNKWIRMPKEEFDTSPFPEGPGANDGTVRDSDNK; encoded by the coding sequence ATGATCGCGTTTTACCGCAAATATTGGAGAACGGCTTTTGACATTGGACTGCTTGTACTGACGATCTACCTTATCATGTATAGCTTCAGTTACCTGTATTCCATCGCGAAGCCTATTTTCCTTGCCTTCATCGTGTTCATGCTTATTGAACCGCTAGCCGGATTTCTCCATCGACGCGGCGTCAACAAGGCGATCGCTTCCGCCCTGTCGGTAGGGCTGTTTATTCTGCTCATTCTGGGCGCCATTTTCGGACTTGGCTTCATTGCGATGAAGCAGGCGATTGAGCTCCAGGAGAGAATGCCCAAATATATTGAAGTTCTGCAGAAGGAATTTGCGAATATTACCGCGTTCCTTCATCAGAAATATGAGGCGCTTCCCGAAGACGTGACCGTGCGCCTGAATGAATACGTCGGGACGATAGCGAAAAAAGGCTCGCAAATTGCGCTCGATTTTTTAAGCTGGATTATCAATAATATTTCCTCCTTCTCGGCGTTCACCGTCAATTTCGGCATCGCGATTATACTGGCGTACTTCCTCAGCATCGAGATCGATACGTGGAGAAGAGCGGCGCGCACCCATACGCCCAAAACATTTCGCCATGCCTATACGTTCCTGAAGGAAAATGTCATCAAAGGGATTGCGGCCTATTTGAAAGCGCAGCTGAAGCTGATCTCGATTACGTTCGGCATTATTTTCATCTCGCTGCTGCTCCTCGGCGTGAGCAATGCATTTCTGATCGGCCTCTTGTCCGCTTTGTTCGATCTTCTGCCGCTGCTCGGCGTTCCGGTCATCTTTATTCCGTGGATCGTATACCTGTTCATCGCGGGGAACAGTTCGCTTGCCATCTGGCTAACCGTCGTTCTGGGCGTCACGCTGATCACCCGGCAAATACTGGATCCGAAAATTACGGGCAATACGCTGGGCGTGTCTGCGTTTACGATGCTCTCCTTTATGATATTATCTTTGTCGTTATTTGGTGTCGTGGGGGTCGTGCTGTCGCCTATTCTTCTTATTTTGGTCAAGGCTCTCTATGATCAAGGGTATTTGAACAAATGGATTCGTATGCCAAAAGAAGAATTCGATACCTCCCCTTTCCCGGAAGGACCGGGTGCGAATGACGGAACCGTGCGGGATTCGGATAATAAATAA